Genomic DNA from Corylus avellana chromosome ca4, CavTom2PMs-1.0:
ACACATGAAAATTTATTAGACTCTTAACATTATAAGGTCATATAATTCTAATCCTATTAAATTGTTGGCTAATTAAGAGAAGTGGTTTCTTATTGAATGAATTCTTTGGTGGGAAGTGGAGTTATAGAAGAATAAGAACACCGGTCCTCTCTTTAACCTATAAACATACATAATTTCCATAAGGTAGCTTTGTGTAACTTAAGAGGGTCAATGAGAGAAACCATTTTCTGGTGTTTATACTTTTAGATCAAGAATTAAGAAGCTTTGTgtgattaattaaatagtatatTGAGTTGTCACTTAATTCATAGTAATCTGATATTGAAATATGCAGGGCTTTGCATGAGAAAGAAGAGAGGCGCATGTCAAGGGGAAAGTTCTTCGTAATTGCACTAATTTGCAGTTTTGCATGGTACACTGTGCCAGGCTACCTCTTCTCAACACTTACAAACATCTCATGGGTTTGCTGGGCATTCTCCAAGTCAGTCACTGCCCAGCAGCTTGGCTCAGGCATGCAAGGGCTTGGACTAGGAGCACTGACACTCGATTGGGCAGCCGTGGCATCCTTCTTGTTCAGCCCCGTCATCAGCCCCTTCTTCTCTATTGTCAACATATTTGTAGGCTATGTATTGATACTCTACATAGCAATCCCTATAGCATACTGGGGATTTGACTTGTACAGTGCAAGTAGatttcccattttctcttcaGATTTGTTTACATCCCAAGGTCAGCCATACAACATATCAGCTATTGTCAATGACAAGTTTGAGTTAGATCTAGCAAAATACGAGGAGCAAGGACCAATTCATTTAAGCATGTTTTTTGCTCTCACTTATGGCTTTGGCTTTGCCACCGTTGCTGCCACCCTTACCCATGTGGCCTTCTTCAATGGAAGGTAATGTACAATTAATTGACAAATGTGATATTTGAGAAAAGTTTAgttgataaattaattaatgtcaaCTACTAAACTTTATAGTTAATGGACAGTGAAATTTATGAGCGATTTCGAGCTTCTTACAAGGGGAAGGAGGATATTCATACAAAATTGATGAGGAGCTACAAGGACATACCTTCCTGGTGGTTTTACTTGTTGCTTGCTGTGACACTTGTAGTTTCACTTGTACTTTGCACTGTTTTGAATGATCAGATCCAGATGCCATGGTGGGGGCTCATCTTTGCTTGTGCCATAGCCTATATTTTTACCCTTCCAATCAGTATCATAACTGCCACGACAAACCAGGTTGTTggatttttcatatataaatggATTTATGTGATCACATTTCCTGAATTTTGATTGATGGTAGTCGTTACAATAAATTTCTTTGAGCACCTTAAATGGTAAGTATGTATGCAACCCTTTTCCTTGTGAGTATCTATATATGCAAAAGTAATATGTTGTTTTTGCACTAATAATGTTGtgatgctttatatatatatagacaccaGGGCTAAACATAATAACAGAGTATATGATGGGGCTTATATATCCAGGAAGACCAATAGCCAATGTAAGCTTCAAAGTTTATGGCTACATGAGCATGGCTCAAGCTGTCTCCTTCCTCAATGATTTCAAGCTTGGACACTACATGAAGATTCCTCCAAGATCAATGTTCTTAGTTCAGgtaatcatttatttaattactactatcagtatatatataacaagtaAAATGACCAAAGTAAACACACCAGTTTAAGATGATTCAGATACTAACGCTCCGTTTGTTTCgttgtaaaataattttcggaaaatgttttccgtattttcgggtgtttggtgcaacgtaaaataatagtcaacgaaaaatatttttcctttgatcgaaaatttttctttaattttcggaaaatggtttacatttttgaaaaccgtaaaccatttttcgagtttgagcatGTCATTCTAAAAACGACGGAGCCTGCCAAGACCCACCTAGGACCCCACctgagacttgactgggacccgctcgggacccgACTGGACTCGCCCAAGACATGCCCAAAACCCACCTGAGACTTGACCGCCGAGACCCATGCGAGACTCGACCGGATCTGCCCTAGACTCGCCCAGGATCCCATCGAGACCTTGCCAGGACCCCATTGGGACCttgccgggacttgaccaggacccaccAGGGACTCTACCGAACCTCACCGGTCCTCACCTAGGACCTCGCCAAGACTCGCCCGAGACCTGTCCAGGACCTGCTGGGACCTCGTGGGGACCCTGTTGGGACTTGATCAGAACCTTGGCGGGACCTgacgtcgaaaaatatttttggcggaaaacattttcttgaaaaatgatttcttagaacACTAGAAGCAGATGCCCTATATGCCAGTCCCttccttatgtttaggaaaaatttcaaaaaagtcACAAAAACTTATTCACATCAAAttccctacatttaaccaaccctTAAGGGTTGTTACGGTGTTTCTCAATGTGTAAGTGGtttcctatacattattttaatataaacatttttctttcctctctcatctttcatctttttgtttttaattgaaaattgtgttgggattttgtgaaaaaagtgagggtagGCAGggaatttgtattttgtaaagaaataatattttaatggtataagaaAATGTAAGATaagctattgtgaaatatatttttatacggaaacaaaaaatagttttgtgcCCTAAACGTCGAAAAGATCAAAGGGAAGCTGGGTGTGtatgaaaaatcatattaaactctaaattacaaaaatgtccatGTCAGGTCCTGGGTTGATCTCGGCGGGGTCTTGGTAGGGTTAGGATACCTCTAAGACTTGGTCGAGACATTTTCGTAACttagagtttaatatatatatatatataatttcctgtacaaaaaaaatcaatatatatatatatattgattttttttgtaagcgTCAAACATCGTAAATGTTTTTcaggaaattatttttcataaaaatattttctgtctGAGAAAAGCATTGTTTCGACCTAAGCGTCGGATAAAAGGACAAAATTACATGACTCATTGAATGATGTTGAACTGAATGAAAGGAGATTTCATGGTGCAACCTATGTATTTACTTTTTCATTGCAAGTACCAgcctaaattattaaataacaaattaagcAACTATCTAGAGCAGAAAGCAACAAAGCTGTTAATAATTATACTTTTGAACCCTGAAATATTACAAATTCATAATGCATATGAACAAACACTCCTACATTCCTATAGGGATGAGTCATAAAAATTTCTTGACTCATTTAATGACAAGTTAATTCAACTAATATATATGCTCAACTAATCTACTGCATTTTCATGTGTATGCTTAGTTCATAGGAACAATTGTTGCTGGAACTGTCAACATTGGAGTAGCATGGTGGTTGCTAAATTCCATTGAGAACATATGCCAACCAGAGCTCCTTCCTGTCAACAGTCCCTGGACATGCCCTAGTGACAGAGTTTTCTTTGATGCATCTGTTATATGGGGTTTGGTGGGACCCAAACGGATCTTTGGAACTCTTGGAAGCTATCAAGCCATGAATTGGTTTTTCCTTATAGGTGCAATAGGCCCAGTTCTTGTTTGGCTATTGCACAAAGCATTCCCCAAGCAATCTTGGATTCCACTCATTAACCTTCCAGTCCTCCTGGGAGCAACAGGAATGATGCCTCCGGCAACATCCTTGAACTACACTTCCTGGATTATAGTTGGAACAATCTTTAACTATTTTGTTTTCCGGTACCGGAAGCAGTGGTGGCAGAGGTACAATTACATTCTTTCTGCAGCACTGGATGCTGGGGTGGCTTTCATGGGAGTATTGCTCTACTTTCCATTGGGCATGAATGGGATAGGTGTGGATTGGTGGGGCACGCGTGGGGAATACTGTGACTTAGCATCATGTCCAACAGCAAAGGGCATAGTTGTTGAAAATTGTCCAGT
This window encodes:
- the LOC132177929 gene encoding oligopeptide transporter 4-like, producing the protein MATLEKQTPNPDATTTAVGDIVDEDDISPIEEVRLTVSNTDDPTQPVWTLRMWSLGLISCALLSFLNQFFSYRTEPIIITQITVVVATLPIGRFMAAALPTTQFRIPGFGSMLFSLNPGPFNMKEHVLISIFANAGSAFGNGPAYAVYIVDIVKALYHRNISFVAGWLLIITTQVLGYGWAGLLRKYVVEPAHMWWPSTLVQVSLFRALHEKEERRMSRGKFFVIALICSFAWYTVPGYLFSTLTNISWVCWAFSKSVTAQQLGSGMQGLGLGALTLDWAAVASFLFSPVISPFFSIVNIFVGYVLILYIAIPIAYWGFDLYSASRFPIFSSDLFTSQGQPYNISAIVNDKFELDLAKYEEQGPIHLSMFFALTYGFGFATVAATLTHVAFFNGSEIYERFRASYKGKEDIHTKLMRSYKDIPSWWFYLLLAVTLVVSLVLCTVLNDQIQMPWWGLIFACAIAYIFTLPISIITATTNQTPGLNIITEYMMGLIYPGRPIANVSFKVYGYMSMAQAVSFLNDFKLGHYMKIPPRSMFLVQFIGTIVAGTVNIGVAWWLLNSIENICQPELLPVNSPWTCPSDRVFFDASVIWGLVGPKRIFGTLGSYQAMNWFFLIGAIGPVLVWLLHKAFPKQSWIPLINLPVLLGATGMMPPATSLNYTSWIIVGTIFNYFVFRYRKQWWQRYNYILSAALDAGVAFMGVLLYFPLGMNGIGVDWWGTRGEYCDLASCPTAKGIVVENCPVK